In one window of Nerophis ophidion isolate RoL-2023_Sa linkage group LG05, RoL_Noph_v1.0, whole genome shotgun sequence DNA:
- the eif4ebp3l gene encoding eukaryotic translation initiation factor 4E-binding protein 3-like, which translates to MSTNEVKSCPIPTRVLTLKDWSQLPDCYSQTPGGTLFSTTPGGTRIIYDRKFLLDCRNSPLSRTPPCLPQIPGVTCPATHTVSKLQDVKEEVEEEEKDIADDNQFEMDI; encoded by the exons ATGTCGACAAATGAAGTTAAAAGCTGCCCCATCCCCACTCGGGTGCTCACCCTGAAGGACTGGTCCCAGCTCCCCGACTGCTACAGCCAGACTCCCGGTGGCACTTTGTTCTCCACTACGCCCGGAG GTACCCGCATCATCTATGACAGGAAGTTTTTGTTGGATTGCAGAAACTCTCCTCTCTCTCGCACCCCACCATGTCTCCCCCAGATCCCGGGGGTAACGTGCCCTGCAACTCACACTGTGAGCAAGCTGCAGGATGTCAAAGAGGAGGTGGAAGAGGAAGAGAAGGACATTGCAG ATGACAACCAGTTTGAGATGGACATCTGA